Part of the Solanum pennellii chromosome 10, SPENNV200 genome is shown below.
CTGAAAATGTATTTTTAGCTGCAATTAATACTCTTTTTATATGTCTCTAAAACCTTTAGCgatattaattctaatgataCTTAACTAATATCATTAAGAActtaatcaatttttattaatatcaatatttaatacgttaaaaattatttttattataataatatatatatatatatagtattgtgttaaattaaaataaaacaatcaaattatTTCGCGAATTGGATAATACTCTCAAGAGTAGAATGAGAGGTTCTGTGGAcagaaataattgaaatatttttatgatatcaGATGTGTGTNNNNNNNNNNNNNNNNNNNNNNNNNNNNNNNNNNNNNNNNNNNNNNNNGGGTTGGGGGGGAACTTGCTTTTGGCAGTTGATTCACTATTTTCCGTACAATTATTTAAGATCCCATTTATTCCTCTTTCCCCACCAACCATCAATtctcaattaaatttattttaagcttTTATTACTATTAGGTAGAAATTACatcatatatttttctaatttatttgacattaaaatcttcgaaaacattttcaaagattttatttcaaatcaattcattttcctcaaaattaaggaaaataatttttctttaaaaattaaggaaaatatttttcaaaactctcgtccaatttcaaattttttttttttttttggaaaaaacattaatttgaaaaaaatattttcaatttcaaaattttatttttcattcgaTCCCTGACNNNNNNNNNNNNNNNNNNNNNNNNNNNNNNNNNNNNNNNNNNNNNNNNNNNNNNNNNNNNNNNNNNNNNNNNNNNNNNNNNNNNNNNNNNNNNNNNNNNNNNNNNNNNNNNNNNNNNNNNNNNNNNNNNNNNNNNNNNNNNNNNNNNNNNNNNNNNNNNNNNNNNNNNNNNNNNNNNNNNNNNNNNNNNNNNNNNNNNNNNNNNNNNNNNNNNNNNNNNNNNNNNNNNNNNNNNNNNNNNNNNNNNNNNNNNNNNNNNNNNNNNNNNNNNNNNNNNNNNNNNNNNNNNNNNNNNNNNNNNNNNNNNNNNaaatattaattttgttttttaaaaatactattaacttcaaatttttattttttcactcctCCCTCCTTGCCCCATCCActacccccaccccacccccactaccaccaccacctcaaaaaaaaaatattttgtttttaaaaaataatttcaatttcattaattattttttactctagtaaaaataaagatgtttctaaaaaacatttttcattcataaattaaacactaaaaattatttccgaaaaatatttttctagttagcaaccaaatatgagaaaataattaaaaatctacttgttttccaggaaaatattttcccaggaaaacattttctaggaaaatattttccatggaaaacgtTTTCCtccgtaccaaacacaccctatatcctttttagttcattttaaaaaaatatattttttatttttaataattatttaatttcaatttttcactTGTCAggttttatattatatattttgataagtTTAATGCATATTTAATTTAAGCCTATAGCattcaaatttaactttttaatttctaaaattccatctcaagtaaaacaaaaaaaaaagcaacctAGCTgaagatttttatttatcaaatatagctagtatttttttaaaaataatttataacaaaTTTGAAGGGGAAAAAAGAGTTATATATGTGCAGCCCTTTTTCCTTTCTGCACAcccttattaattttatcaaaatttatccAATTTATATGTACTCTATTGATACACAgaacatgtatttttttcagTAAAATGAAAAAACTCCTTCAATATCGGGAAttataagttttattttgtattctagATAAGGGAATCTGTGCAACACAAgtcaatatatgttattttttttattttgaattttaatttatatgatatagttGTAATTTGAAGAATTATCTCCATTGTTATATggttattattaatattttaagttgttaattgtAGCGATTTATAATATGgtttacataattttaaaataattacttattatgTCCCAATTTACGTggcacaaataaaatttaaataattgactaaattttaatgtatctttcagatatttcaaattgttcattattgtgatttatcacatttttacgttattttcaaataatatatgttatttttctatCCTAATTTATGTACTATTTTGCGAGACAACTGAATTCtttatgtgttttaaaatttaaaatattttaattatttaattctcatgatttataaaaaaaatcacgcaaattttaaatatccaaaagattaaaaaaattatataaacgCTCTCAGTTAGAACTTAATTAGAAGCAGCTAAAAATAGGTAAATTATAATCTCTAGTTCACTATTTTTACCTGTATTATTATTTGTAGAGAAAATATTACTCCTTAATAGATTAACTAATATTTCAAGTTGTTTATATGAAAAGTTGAATCATCTAAATGTCACGATTTAAAAATAGATGTGATGACACTCATCTTATTCTATCAAGACAAGTTAGcgtaaaactcaaccattacaataaaatacaaaatttttattatcaattaaaatatactctcaaaatctgatagtcacatgtacaagcctctaaatattacaattgaatcaaaagaaagATACAAGTGTCATATGACAATGTTTTATgagtagaacaaaatcataaacatgagTAAGAAGGTCTGCTGAGTTCAGAAACAACTACCTCataaatctccaagaagcctcgagGTGAGTACCAAACAACACGGTATTCAGCATGAGTTGTATTATACTCTATTGTAAATACAATGTTTGACTAGActgtattgttgttgttgtttaataacatttaaTTGTTGGGTTTGATTGTATcgtactgtattgtaatttataaatttactaaaatatcctaattattctagggtaTGAGGTTTGACTagaatcaaataattaatataaagggtaaaatagtattttgaaatattatgtaaatatataattaaaaaaagaaattaagtaacaatgggaaTGCACCAAATTGGTTGTCCTataaaataggggttttcattgttacgtaacaacgaaATATAACAATagaatacaatatattttaagtaacaatcaaaacaaatattgtaggtatagtaacaatacaatacaatacaatacaatggataacaatgatccaaacatagtatAATGGGCCATCGACCATGGTACAATATTTATCgataaaaactaattaaattctttaaaaaataaaattaacttttttgtagttagaatatttattttaaaaaataaatagctGTTAAAACAATAGTTTGACCCTCACTTCTGGATCCTTAGCCCAATTTTTCTAAATgtgtttttagaaaaaatcGTCATTTTGTTTAATAATTGAAATTGTTAAAAGAGGTTAAAGGCAAATGAGTCCTATCATCGAAGATGCTAAAATAGGAAGAAGATAATTATTTGAGGGAGACTTGAGatgaatttcaaatgaaaattcAACCTTAGAAGATTACTTCATTTGTGTATCCCCTATTGCAATATGCATATATTCTCATGTATTTAAGTGTATTTGAGATATATGATATACATAAATAACAAAGTGACTataattttttgtgtgtatagATACATTGATACATATGTATATTTCAAGCATGGAATTAGGAGGAAAATATATTCTgaataacatattattttagcAGGATATGGTTATActatgccaaatttttttgatataatatgtTTAGTGGTGTAAGATTAATGCACACACAAAATACTACGTAGTGTCTATTAATTAGCCATTTGATATATTTGGTGCCCAAAATGTATACATGGAAAGAAGATATCCATGTATTACACTTAGGGCACAAGTGTATACAACTATATATATCCCTATTCTTGtaacaaagaaagagaagagTAAGTggaaaaaaatactatatatattatttctcaTCTTTCTTATTATCTTAGTTTTTATACTTAGTTTAAAACAACAGAAAATTAATCTATAAAATTTACTTACCATCTAGTTAGCCcaaaaacttatataaataaCCAAAAATGGCCATTCGTCCGTATATTGACGTACtgcaaatgtgaattttttcgAATGAACTATATATCAAaagattcaaaatattaaaaaagattttatatcTAAAGTTTGAACTATTTAATGGAGATTTTGAGTTAGTCAGGATTAAATAGTTAGAGTATAACTCATGTATAGTCAGTATATACTTCATGTGTAGTTAAGTTATACTCATTTTTTTTAGTGTATCATACTATATAGTCAATGTGTAGTTCATGTATATGTAAGCTATATTCAACTTTTTGAGTATATATAATACTTTTGATTATctttatgtaaataaaaatatgattatatttGTTGTAAATTAGTTGAAGTACTTTTCTTGAGTAGTTTGGAAAGTAAAAAGCCCATATGACATCTTTTAATCTACAAATAATTCTCGATGCGAAAACACAGAGCCAATGAATTGATCTTTGAATaggaaaaaaagtaaattaacatcatttttcctttcattcaCTAGTTGAGTACTGCTTTGTTGTATAGAGTTGAAACTATCCCAAAAtataaagtataaatttaaggaatcccatagtttaattcaataattatattctgTCCCGACAAGTTTAGtaattacaaaaaatcccttaaatttgttgaaccgtgatactttagactgtagtgatacatggtaaatgatacatggtaatttAAAACTGTTAAGAAAAAATAGGGGATAAAAACGGTAACGTTAATGTTGTTACTAAAACAGCTTAATTTGTggtaacagatcattaatcagCATTAAATTAGCacttaattggatattaatttcaaaatttgaaaatcaaagattatatcacttattttcaaaacaatttttttaaacagTCTGTTAAAATTGGAGCTACCGAAATTGTATTGTTGTTGCAGTGGGTTTTAGAAGATGAATACTTCGattttgatgagacattccggaatttgggtgaacgaattgcagtatgaaagttacaaaattgATGGACtcgttgttggagattcaatttcgtTTTCTAATCTCAAAGCAGCGATTGCAGCCGAGTTGGATATTGATGTATCaaggaaagaaattgaaattcgaTACATTGTAGAAGGTAACTCCTGTCCGATGAAACTTAAGAACGATATGAgtgttaaactatattttgaacTGAAAAAAAACGAGCCTGGATTTTCAATATATCCATTATGTATTGACACAATTGAGAAGAATAGTGGTACTGTACATAACTTTGATGGAAGAAGTGGAGAAATAACGTGTGTAGAAGGCACAACAAATGATACACAGGCTTTGGCAATAGTTGAAAGTAGCTTATTTGAGACACATGAAAATTCAGAAGTTGGAGTTGCAAATGTTATAATCAATTCAGATATTGTTGATGTGAAGACAGGTCAGATATACAAGGATAAAGCAACACTTGTAGATGTGATGACgaaatataagataaagaaCAACTTCAACTGCAAAGTGAAGAGGTCTGATCAACAAAGGTATGACagtattttgatattttaatgtatcatttgttgttttataatttaattagtacATGAAATATTACTGTACTATATGAAAACCTGCAAGTttcatatgttattttataatcTAATGTATCATCATTTCAGGAATTTGTTTTTGATACATTGAAATAAGTATATTTGATACTTGAAAGTACTACTACCGATATAGTAAGGACTGTATCATTTTAAACAGTCATATCACAAATAGtggataaatttcattaaagtttgatacttttcttaaaaattgGTTGATACTTTTTGTGTGATTCATTGTTTGATTACTTTAAACAttattgttgaatatattatatatgatgtATTTGATATGTGTATTAATATGCTTAAAAAATGTACGCAGCTATGTGTTGGTATGCTTTTCAGACAAATGTGGTTGGACTATGAAGGCGTCGTGCAGGAAAAAATCTGATATATTCATTGTTAGAAATTTCAATAGTGAACATACGTGTCCGATGAGGGAGAGGGTATTAACCAAAGTCCAAGCAACAGTGGGATTTGTAAGTGGAGTGACAGCTCCAAAATTGGTCAATTATAAACGAATTTATACACCAAGGGatataattgatgatattaGAGAATATTATGGTGTTGAAATATCTTACCAGCAAGCATGGCGTGCTAAAGAACGTGCACTCTCCATGATTAGGGGAAAACCATCTGCAGGATATAGACGGATGCCGCGATACATACACATGTTAAAAACTGTGTATCCAGATTCTTATATAAGAATGCATAAGACTGAAGAGGATGAATTTATGTATCTGTTCATCGCCTTAAGACCATTCATTAGGGGATTTAAATACTGCAGACCAGTAGTTGTTGTGGATGGTGCACATCTGAGTGGAGCTTACAAAGGGACAtttgtatcagcaagcacacttgatggcgcaggtattttttatttatagtaatgatgtctttttatatattacgtatcaaataatataatgtgTGTGTAATCAGGTTGCATATTTCCATTGGCATATGGTGTTGTTGACACCGAAAATGATTGTTCGTGGACATGGTTTTTCGAACAGTTCAAACATGCATTTGGCGATAGAAAAGATATGTGTGTTGTTTCAGATAGAAATGAGAGTATCATGAAGAGTGTAAGGATTGTGTTCCCCGATGTACCTCATTATGCATGCATCTGGCATCTTTGGAAGAATGTATGTGGAAACTTCAAAAGGAGCAGAAAGGCCATAAGTGATCTATTCTACTCTATGGCCAAGGCATATAGAAAGGAAGATTTTGATAAGTTGATGGCTAAGGTTGATAGAATTGATCACAGGGTTAAGGAGTACCTTGAATATGCAGGTTACGAAAAGTGGTCAAGAGTTCATGCAACAGTAAACAGAGGTAGAATGATGACTTCAAACATTGCAGAATGTATCAATGGTTGTCTTGTTGAAGCACGCCAATTAACTATATTAGAATTCTTGGAAGAGGTTAGAATTCTTTTTGGATCTTGGCATTGCAAAAACAGAGAAGTAGCCTCATACACAAAGGACACATTAGGTAGAAAATTTGAGGAATTGTTGATTATAAACGCGGCTAAAAGTTCAAAAATGGAGGTATGTATCATTATATgatactttatattatatatatctaattcTGTGTATCATTATGCTTTTTTTAACATGATTTggtttttaaaagttatatatttaaaatttttaatgtacACAGGTTGTTCCATCATCTGAGTTTATTTTCTCAGTTTATGAAAATGGAAGAAGATATATTGTTTGTCTTGAGCGGAAAGTATGTTGTTGTGGTAGATTTCAACTAGATGAGATACCTTGTTCACATGCAATCGCtgtattgaaaaaaaagaatgtcaccGATATGAATCCGTATTGCTCTGATTATTACAAGCCTGATGCGTTGgcaaaaacatatgaaattcCAATGGTGCCAATGCCAGATAAGGAAGATTGGTCAGATCCTAAACACGTGGTAGCTGAAACTGTGTATCCACCTAGATACAGAAGATCATCTGGACgaccaagaaaaagaagaagaaagaatgcAGATGAAAAGATTTCGGTGAACACAAACTGTTGTGGACAATGTGGACAAGAAGGGCACAACagaagaacttgtactttctACCCAAAAGAGAAGTGAATTAGTCGTAATGTTTCTATGATATCAAGAATAATTTATAACGTAAACATTTTATTGAATTTCAGTTTTCATTACAACTGCAAATTGAACACTTTGTGTTTAGATAAATAAACTTACAAACATGTGGTAATTAAATTTGAAGTCGTGCTTATGATTATAAATACTTTCTTATTATTGGTGTTGATAAATATACTTGTGTCAATttgttttgaatatataaatctTATGCTACAgtaagatatataatttaagaattaatAGGTAACATAATGTACATGATACATATGGTTTATCTAGTGTATCATGTACTTTTATTGTGTGTTTTTGGTACACATTGTTTATATAATGTATCATGTACTTTTAGTGTGTATCATTGGTTTGCACAATGATACATCTCCATTagataaaaaatacaaaaatattattgaggtTATTGTGTACTTTAAAATGACTATAAATCATGTATCAtgtgaatttatataatttaacttgtGTAATGCTTTTTTTGTTATGCTTTTATTGAAATATACAGTAAATAActttcctttaaaaaaataataccaaTTCATATGAATATGCTATTCAATTTACCTAAATATCATGTAAAATTTAAGGATTATAGTGTAACATATTGTACATGATACATACGGTTTAGCCAATGTATCAGTTATTTTTAGTGTGTGTTTGGTATATATGTATCATTTGGTTTTGCCAGTGTATCATCtcgattaaataaaaaatttaaaaatctttatgtctatgtttaattataaatactttgattatactttattaaatgatttaaacCTGTGTGGGGCTATAATATgtctgatatttatattttcaatataaacatatttgttacgtaatgtgaaaaaaaatattcatggaaattgacaaaaccaaaaaaataacattaaaaaggataaaaatagttgttcaataacatataaaaataataaatataacattaaaacatTGTTTTATCATGAAATGCTACACTATGTGAACTAAATCTTCTTCTGGTGGTGGTGTGACTACGCCCCTGGATTTTGGTGGATCATCATTGTCGCTAACATATCCGCACTTAGCCTTCTCACTTCCATAACTCCACAGCAATGCTCCATATCTTTGACGCAGGTAATCAGGATTAAAATCAGCATATGATATATTGATTTGGTCACTGATATACTCGGCAAATGCAGTAACATATAACCCACAGTCTCTACAAAAAATacagaataaattaaaaacttaatgatacattaaaaagggCAAATGAAAAATTCTTGATACTTACAGGCTATCGCATTCCTGTGTAGGGATGTCTTGTGCAAATTCTATCATGAAAGGAACTTGAGGCTCCAGAAGTGAGCCAGTATTGTTGTCTTTATATGCATGACAATCAGCAAATTTTGTGcgttcattttcttcaaaaaattcacTGTCAAGTAGGTATGAAGGAAGCATTTTAGACAACATCTTGATCTCATGAGGAATTGTTTTTTTCCTTGTGCTAATTGATGAGTCAAAAACCCTTATCAACCTGTTTTTCAACTCAACAACAGCCAACACCCAATAAAATTCTTGATCACAGTTAATTGGGATGTAGACCTCATCTACAAGATGCCATGGTAAAGCAGCTGGTATTCCAAACCCTTTGATGATGTTAATTATTGACCTCTCATGTACAGATACAACTGAAGCGCAATCAATATGTTCTTGTGTAGTAAGactatcatcatcatcgtccATGTAATATCTATCATTACAGATTTTTACATGTGACATGAACAAACAGTGGGTTGTTGTGTATCTGTATTGATCCATGCTgcaaagttttgattttttacgaAGGTAGTAAAAAATCACATCGATGTGctataaacaaaatgaaaacataGTAAGAAATGATATACAtctaaacaatataaaaaatgaaatataattatgtgAATATAGTATGATACTTTTGCAAATTAAATAGTATGATACTTATACAGAATATATCATTGCTAATTAAATAGTATGATACTTATACAGAATGTATCATGATGTTATAATATAGTTATGACTGatacatatttcaaaaataatttaatattttacctCATCAGACCAACATTTGTTTGGCTGTGACATGGCATAAAACCAATTCTTGTTCATTGGAAAagcaacaacaaagtccatcaTCGTAAATCCAAAAGAAGAAGATCTTGATCTGTATTTATCGTCCGATGGGTTCCTGCATATATGATACATAAGTTTTCAATGTATGTACATGATACATAACACTCacttatttacaatttttatataacaaagTATCATGAATTAGTTGTATATAAAATGATTACGCCTAACACTtgcaaaaaaaatgtataaaacttacttattgttataattttttagaagcCCCCTTGACAACCAATTCATGTAATCCTCAATAAGTTTCGGCGAAACTTTATCTGTAATGCCACATCCTTCGAACGGGAAATGGAGTCAAGCCATAtccttcaatttctcttttcccttctcgcttgacccaaaagaagtaCAATATGGAGATTGAATCCTTCTCGAAGGCATTCTATTTCTATGCGCAGGAGTGACTGCATCAGTTTTAACAGCAATCTCCGTTATTGGAATATCAGTGGATAATTGACTGTCGGTCAACAAGTACTGGCTGCTAGTTATATTCTGCGGATCGTAAGAATATAATGGTCTAGCATTGGTAGCTTATTTACCCAAATCTTTGATAAGCGCATCGATTGCTGCTTGAGTTGATGGCGATATTGTTGTTGAAGTTGAAGAATCCTGTATAATATGatgtaatgatttttaaaataaatttgtgtgtAATGAAATTGTGTGtcataaatcaaaattgaaaaatgtacCGATGAATCCGTTGTTGTTTTTTCGGGCAANNNNNNNNNNNNNNNNNNNNNNNNNNNNNNNNNNNNNNNNNNNNNNNNNNNNNNNNNNNNNNNNNNNNNNNNNNNNNNNNNNNNNNNNNNNNNNNNNNNNNNNNNNNNNNNNNNNNNNNNNNNNNNNNNNNNNNNNNNNNNNNNNNNNNNNNNNNNNNNNNNNNNNNNNNNNNNNNNNNNNNNNNNNNNNNNNNNNNNNNNNNNNNNNNNNNNNNNNNNNNNNNNNNNNNNNNNNNNNNNNNNNNNNNNNNNNNNNNNNNNNNNNNNNNNNNNNNNNNNNNNNNNNNNNNNNNNNNNNNNNNNNNNNNNNNNNNNNNNNNNNNNNNNNNNNNNNNNNNNNNNNNNNNNNNNNNNNNNNNNNNNNNNNNNNNNNNNNNNNNNNNNNNNNNNNNNNNNNNNNNNNNNNNNNNNNNNNNNNNNNNNNNNNNNNNNNNNNNNNNNNNNNNNNNNNNNNNNNNNNNNNNNNNNNNNNNNNNNNNNNNNNNNNNNNNNNNNNNNNNNNNNNNNNNNNNNNNNNNNNNNNNNNNNNNNNNNNNNNNNNNNNNNNNNNNNNNNNNNNNNNNNNNNNNNNNNNNNNNNNNNNNNNNNNNNNNNNNNNNNNNNNNNNNNNNNNNNNNNNNNNNNNNNNNNNNNNNNNNNNNNNNNNNNNNNNNNNNNNNNNNNNNNNNNNNNNNNNNNNNNNNNNNNNNNNNNNNNNNNNNNNNNNNNNNNNNNNNNNNNNNNNNNNNNNNNNNNNNNNNNNNNNNNNNNNNNNNNNNNNNNNNNNNNNNNNNNNNNNNNNNNNNNNNNNNNNNNNNNNNNNNNNNNNNNNNNNNNNNNNNNNNNNNNNNNNNNNNNNNNNNNNNNNNNNNNNNNNNNNNNNNNNNNNNNNNNNNNNNNNNNNNNNNNNNNNNNNNNNNNNNNNNNNNNNNNNNNNNNNNNNNNNNNNNNNNNNNNNNNNNNNNNNNNNNNNNNNNNNNNNNNNNNNNNNNNNNNNNNNNNNNNNNNNNNNNNNNNNNNNNNNNNNNNNNNNNNNNNNNNNNNNNNNNNNNNNNNNNNNNNNNNNNNNNNNNNNNNNNNNNNNNNNNNNNNNNNNNNNNNNNNNNNNNNNNNNNNNNNNNNNNNNNNNNNNNNNNNNNNNNNNNNNNNNNNNNNNNNNNNNNNNNNNNNNNNNNNNNNNNNNNNNNNNNNNNNNNNNNNNNNNNNNNNNNNNNNNNNNNNNNNNNNNNNNNNNNNNNNNNNNNNNNNNNNNNNNNNNNNNNNNNNNNNNNNNNNNNNNNNNNNNNNNNNNNNNNNNNNNNNNNNNNNNNNNNNNNNNNNNNNNNNNNNNNNNNNNNNNNNNNNNNNNNNNNNNNNNNNNNNNNNNNNNNNNNNNNNNNNNNNNNNNNNNNNNNNNNNNNNNNNNNNNNNNNNNNNNNNNNNNNNNNNNNNNNNNNNNNNNNNNNNNNNNNNNNNNNNNNNNNNNNNNNNNNNNNNNNNNNNNNNNNNNNNNNNNNNNNNNNNNNNNNNNNNNNNNNNNNNNNNNNNNNNNNNNNNNNNNNNNNNNNNNNNNNNNNNNNNN
Proteins encoded:
- the LOC107032632 gene encoding uncharacterized protein LOC107032632; translation: MYHICRNPSDDKYRSRSSSFGFTMMDFVVAFPMNKNWFYAMSQPNKCWSDEHIDVIFYYLRKKSKLCSMDQYRYTTTHCLFMSHVKICNDRYYMDDDDDSLTTQEHIDCASVVSVHERSIINIIKGFGIPAALPWHLVDEVYIPINCDQEFYWVLAVVELKNRLIRVFDSSISTRKKTIPHEIKMLSKMLPSYLLDSEFFEENERTKFADCHAYKDNNTGSLLEPQVPFMIEFAQDIPTQECDSLDCGLYVTAFAEYISDQINISYADFNPDYLRQRYGALLWSYGSEKAKCGYVSDNDDPPKSRGVVTPPPEEDLVHIV
- the LOC107002087 gene encoding uncharacterized protein LOC107002087; this translates as MRHSGIWVNELQYESYKIDGLVVGDSISFSNLKAAIAAELDIDVSRKEIEIRYIVEGNSCPMKLKNDMSVKLYFELKKNEPGFSIYPLCIDTIEKNSGTVHNFDGRSGEITCVEGTTNDTQALAIVESSLFETHENSEVGVANVIINSDIVDVKTGQIYKDKATLVDVMTKYKIKNNFNCKVKRSDQQSYVLVCFSDKCGWTMKASCRKKSDIFIVRNFNSEHTCPMRERVLTKVQATVGFVSGVTAPKLVNYKRIYTPRDIIDDIREYYGVEISYQQAWRAKERALSMIRGKPSAGYRRMPRYIHMLKTVYPDSYIRMHKTEEDEFMYLFIALRPFIRGFKYCRPVVVVDGAHLSGAYKGTFVSASTLDGAGCIFPLAYGVVDTENDCSWTWFFEQFKHAFGDRKDMCVVSDRNESIMKSVRIVFPDVPHYACIWHLWKNVCGNFKRSRKAISDLFYSMAKAYRKEDFDKLMAKVDRIDHRVKEYLEYAGYEKWSRVHATVNRGRMMTSNIAECINGCLVEARQLTILEFLEEVRILFGSWHCKNREVASYTKDTLGRKFEELLIINAAKSSKMEVVPSSEFIFSVYENGRRYIVCLERKVCCCGRFQLDEIPCSHAIAVLKKKNVTDMNPYCSDYYKPDALAKTYEIPMVPMPDKEDWSDPKHVVAETVYPPRYRRSSGRPRKRRRKNADEKISVNTNCCGQCGQEGHNRRTCTFYPKEK